The nucleotide window CTTTGGGGGTGATGAGCTTTCCCCCTTTAAGGGCAAAAAAGTTGGCAATTCCCGTTTCTAAAAGAAGCTCCTTCTCATTATAGAAGAGGACGTCAACCGCTCCTTGGGCCTGCGCTTTTTGCATCCCCATAATGGCAGGAAGGTATTGGATGCTTTTTGCTGTAGGGAACGGACGCTGGTAACACTCGGTGATGACCTTAATCCCCTCATCAAAGTAGCGCTCTGGAAAAGGGGTAAAGGAATAGGCTACTGCAAAAAAGGTGGGAGGCCCTTTTGGGAGGAACTGATCCTCTGAGATTCCTCCTGTAAGAACAAGCTTGATACTTGTTTCTTCGAAGTGGGTCTTTGCGATAAGCTCTTCAACAATGGCTTCCATTTCTTGAACCGTTTTGGGAACGGTAAGCCCCACCTCTCTTGCCGAGGCAATAAAGCGTTCTATATGGGCACGGAGATGGAAGGGATGCCCCCCATAGGTGCGGAGGTAATCCATCACCCCATAGCCCCGAAGAACACTCAGGTCAAGGGCCGAGATGTGGGCCTCTTCTTTTGTGACAAACTGATCGTTTAGATAAATAAGCATAACTATAGGTATAACAAAGTTAATGAATATACCCAAGTAAGTTCAAGAATTGGGAGTTTGCCAAAGCCAGCGCTCCAGATTTAGCTCCCTCGAAGCAGTCTCCTATCGAAGAGATAGGGGCGATGCAGAGGGAGTTAAAGATGGGGATGCTGGCGCAGGCAAAAACCAATTCTTGAACTTACTTGGGTATCAAATCATCGAGGATGATCTCGTTATCAACGAGTTCATCGGCATAGCTGTTATCTAGTAGTCCTTTAACTGTGATCATGGTCAGGTAAATATCTTTTCGGCGATAAAGGCTTA belongs to Candidatus Neptunochlamydia vexilliferae and includes:
- a CDS encoding aminotransferase class IV; this encodes MLIYLNDQFVTKEEAHISALDLSVLRGYGVMDYLRTYGGHPFHLRAHIERFIASAREVGLTVPKTVQEMEAIVEELIAKTHFEETSIKLVLTGGISEDQFLPKGPPTFFAVAYSFTPFPERYFDEGIKVITECYQRPFPTAKSIQYLPAIMGMQKAQAQGAVDVLFYNEKELLLETGIANFFALKGGKLITPKEGILKGITREVILDLFPVEERDIHKEETPTFEGAFLTSSNKEVMPVIQIDDLLINKGTVPSTIRNVMKTFSKEAKKTLLNWSEV